A single region of the Ornithorhynchus anatinus isolate Pmale09 chromosome 6, mOrnAna1.pri.v4, whole genome shotgun sequence genome encodes:
- the F8A1 gene encoding 40-kDa huntingtin-associated protein translates to MASAGSGSGPLGGGAPAGGGPASDGGDFLSRYRLVSSKLKKRFLRKPNVSEAGEQFGQLGKELRAQDCLPYAAWCQLAVARCQQSLFHGPGEALALSEAGRLFLRQEREARLRLACPAAWGEALQAACGCYALAARLLGPELGQPAAAAGLCLELAAALRELGQPGAAAAHFQRAAELQLPLLPLDALGSLGQAASCQLLARDYDGALGLFTRMQRLAARRTPGPAPGAFLDVAARCEVSRVLLLLLLQPPPPKLLPEHARTLERYCWEACDDDDGPARDGGAAGAGGAPGPLPEGLFLLLQSLVLAAHEKDVEAVKALQAELWPLLSAEQNHLLHLVLQEMIAPSGRGL, encoded by the coding sequence ATGGCGTCGGCGGGGTCCGGGTCGGGCCCCTtgggcggcggggccccggccggcgggggtcccgcgtcggacggcggggacttCCTGTCCCGCTACCGCCTGGTGTCCAGCAAGCTGAAGAAGCGGTTCCTGCGGAAGCCCAACGTGTCGGAGGCCGGCGAGCAGTTCGGGCAGCTGGGCAAGGAGCTGCGGGCGCAGGACTGCCTGCCCTACGCGGCCTGGTGCCAGCTGGCGGTGGCGCGCTGCCAGCAGAGCCTGTTCCACGGCCCGGGCGAGGCGCTGGCGCTGAGCGAGGCGGGCCGCCTGTTCCTGCGGCAGGAGCGGGAGGCGCGGCTGCGGCTGGCCTGCCCCGCCGCCTGGGGCGAGGCGCTGCAGGCCGCCTGCGGCTGCTACGCGCTGGCCGCCCGCCTGCTGGGGCCCGAGCTGGGCcagccggccgccgccgccgggctgtGCCTGGAGCTGGCCGCCGCCCTCAGGGAGCTGGGCcagcccggggccgccgccgcccactTCCAGCGCGCCGCCGAGCTGCAgctgcccctgctgcccctcGACGCCCTGGGCTCGCTGGGCCAGGCCGCCTCCTGCCAGCTGCTGGCCCGCGACTACGACGGCGCCCTGGGCCTCTTCACCCGCATGCAGCGGCTGGCCGcccgccggacccccggcccggccccgggggccttcCTGGACGTGGCCGCCCGCTGCGAGGTGTCCCgcgtcctgctgctgctgctgctgcagccgcCGCCCCCCAAGCTGCTGCCCGAGCACGCCCGCACCCTGGAGCGCTACTGCTGGGAGGCctgcgacgacgacgacgggccCGCCCGGGACGGAGgggcggcgggcgcggggggcGCCCCCGGACCCCTGCCCGAggggctcttcctcctgctgcagtCGCTGGTGCTGGCCGCCCACGAGAAGGACGTCGAGGCCGTCAAGGCGCTGCAGGCGGAGCTCTGGCCGCTGCTCAGCGCCGAGCAGAACCACCTGCTGCACCTGGTGCTGCAGGAGATGATCGCTCCCTCCGGACGGGGCCTCTGa